The following nucleotide sequence is from Zea mays cultivar B73 chromosome 1, Zm-B73-REFERENCE-NAM-5.0, whole genome shotgun sequence.
tatactcctatatttgtatatcttgttctaaccactaatcaagggatctagttgggggataaagttttaattttcaggtttcgcctatccaccccccctctaggcgactttcaaagaaccttcacaaacttctaaagggagaacatgtgttaggtctaacaaatgtgcatttcgaaaaagatagaccttgtgcagcttgtcaagcaagtAAACAAGTTGGAAGtgcgcatcacaacaagaatgtgatgaccacatcaagaccccttgagctgctgcatatggacctcttcggacccgtcgcctacctatgcatcgggggaagtaagtatggtttagtaattgttgatgatttttcccgcttcacttgggtattctttttgcaggataaatctgaaacccaagggaccctcaagcgcttcctaaggagagctcaaaatgagtttgagctcaaggtgaagaagataaggagcaacaacgggtccgagttcaagaaccttcaagtggaggagtaccttgaggaggaaggaatcaagcacgagttctccgctccctacacaccacagcaaaacggtgtggtagagaggaagaacaggacgcttatagacatggcgaggacgatgcttggagaattcaagacacccgagcggttttggtcggaagctgtgaacacggcttgccacgccataaaccgagtctaccttcatcgcctcctcaagaagacgtcatacgaacttctaaccggtaacaaacccaatgtgtcatactttcgtgtatttgggagtaaatgttatattctagtgaagaaaggtagaaattctaagtttgctcccaaagctgtagaagggtttttgttaggttatgactcaaatacaaaggcgtatagggtcttcaacaaatcatcgggtttggttgaagtctctagcgacgttgtatttgatgagactaatggctctccaagagagcaagttgagcttgattatgtagatgaggatgatgttccaTCGAACGCgattcgtaccatggcgattggagacgtgcgaccgcaggaacacaaggaacaagatcagccttcttcctcaacgacggtgcacccccaacccaagatgatgaacaggtacctcaagaagaggcgtgtgatcaagggggagcacaagatgtccaagttgaagaggaagaagtacctcaggcccctccaactcaagttcgagcaatgattcaaaggaaccatcccgtcgaccagattttgggtgacattagcaagggagtaactactcgctctagattagttaatttttgtgagcattactcttttgtctcttctattgagcctttcagggtagaagaagccttgctagatccggactgggtgttgaccatgcaggaagagctcaataacttcaagcgcaatgaagtttggacactggtgccgcgtcccaagcaaaacgttgtgggaaccaagtgggtgttccgcaacaaacaggacgagcacagggtggtgacgaggaacaaggctcgacttgtggcaaaatgttatgcccaagtcgcaggtttggactttgaggagacttttgctcctgtggctaggataGAAttgattcgtattttgttagcctatgccgctcaccattctttcaggttgtaccaaatggatgtgaagagcgctttcctcaacgggccaatcaaggaggaggtgtatgtggagcaaccccctgactttgaggatgaacggtaccccgaccacgtatgtaagctctctaaggcgctctatagacttaagcaagccccaagagcatggtatgaatgccttagagactttttaattgctaatgctttcgaggttaggaaagccgatccaactcttttcactaagacatgtgatggtgacttatttgtgtgccaaatttatgtcgatgacataatatttggttctactaaccaaaagtcttgtgaaaagtttagcagggtgatgactcaaaaatttgagatgtcgatgatgggcgagttgaactacttccttgggttccaagtgaagcaactcaaggacggcactttcatctctcaaacgaagtatacgcaagacttgctcaagcggtttgggatgaaggacgccaagcctgcgaagactccaatgggaactgacggacacgtcgacctcaacaaaggaggtaagtccgttgatcaaaaagcataccggtccatgataggttctttgctttacttatgtgctagtagaccggatattatgcttagtgtatgcatgtgtgctagatttcaatccgatccaagtgagtgtcacttagtggccgtgaagcgaattcttagatatttagtcgctacgccttgcttcgggatctggtatccaaaggggtctacctttgacttgattggatattcagactctgattatgctggatgtaaggtcgataggaagagtacatcagggacgtgccaatttctagaaaggtccctggtgtcatggagttctaagaaacaaacctccgttgccctatccaccgctgaggccgagtacattgccgcaggacagtgttgcgcgcaactactttggatgaggcaaaccctccgggactttggctacaatctgagcaaagtcccactcctatgtgacaatgagagtgctatccgcatggcagacaatcctgttgagcacagccgcacaaagcacatagacatccggcatcactttttgagagaccaccagcaaaagggagatatcaaagtgttttatgttagcaccgagagacCACCatcaattctcttgctctagaagtcaaaagaaatgaagtcttggtgcttaggaatgctcaagggatgcttggtgtactcctccatgcgcctaggggtcccttttatagccccaaggcagctaggagccattgagagcaatccaggaaggcaattcttgccttctgtcgactggcgcaccggacaatccgatgcaccaccggacactgtccggtgcgtatttctttcctattctggcgtagccgaccgttggagacttggagccgttggcgcaccggacactgtccggtgcacaccggacagtccggtgcccccatccgaccgttggctcagccacgcgtcacgcgcggattgcacggccgaccgttggcgcgcccgaccgttggttcaccggacagtccggtgactcaccggacagtccggtgaattatagccgtacgctgttgacttggttcccgagagcggcgacttcgccgcagccgactcaccggacactgtccggtgcaccaccggacagtccggtgatttatagctgtacgccgccgtcgagacccgagagcagccagttgatcagacgccagcctggcgcaccggacactgtccggtgcacccagactgagtagagtcttggctgctcgagccaagtgttTTCCAATTgcgttttctctgattctagcacttagacaaatatgttagtacacaaaaaccaatgtactaagtctagaatcatacctttgtgttgactttgcacttcttccaccatttggcatagtttcatacttaaaccatttgtgttggcacttgatcaccaaaatacttagaaatggcttaagggcacattttcctttcaacttTGAAATAACAGATAAAATAGTAGATGAAATAGAATAGCTACCAGAGACAATCTTACATTCTACATGCTCTAAGATATTTACACAAAAAGGGAATCAAAGAGTTGCTACACAAACTATAACAACCATGGGCGGATTCGGACCTAGAGCTGCACCTCGGATGCGACCTACTGGAACAAGTATTTGAGCCCACAAAAGGCTAGAAAAAAAATTAGGTCAGCCTCTCCCACATAGCCACACTCACACAGCGCCACATGGCCCACATCTACCTCGACCTCAccctagagatggccaaacgagcCGCCTGGTCCGGCCAGGTGAAGCCCGGCTCGTTTTAGACCCGACCTACTAAGCACGGTTAGAAAAATCGGGCCGAACAATTTAAACCCGCGGGATCGTTTtccctgtccgagcccggcccgcagtgggcctaaacgggccgggccggcctgGTAAGCACGGAAAAAGTGAGTCGAAAAATGGGCCAAGTGGGCCGTTAAGCACGGTTTAGTGCAAAAAAAAAGGCTTGACGGGTTTTGAGATAAACAGGCCATGGCGGATCAGCCCACCGTGCTTAGTTTCCTGTTCAGACCTCACCCGCTTATTCGTATCGGATCGTCCACTCGTATAGAACCGGACACTGCCCGGCTCAGATCAGATCCAAATAGTGGCCTTCGTGTCGTGCTTATTGACCATCTATACCTCACCCCTCATCCCTTAGCAAGACAACAACGCGCCTGCTGCCACTCCTTTAGGCTTTGTTTGGGTACTTTAGGAATAAGATGGAATGAAGTGAATTGAGATGTATCGTGAGAGTTTTTTTATCTATTAGGGATGATTTGGTGACAAGAGGATCACGAGGAGATTGGAGGGGTTGAGagggaaataaactaatttccccctcaatcccctccaatcctcacGTGATCCCTGATCACTAAATCAACCCTTACGAATTTAAATATCCTCCAATTCCTCCAAACTACTTCAATCCAAGAGTAGGCCTTGGGGGAATCGCGGCTTCGGCCTCCGGCCTCAGTGGCTCAGCCAACCACGACGCCGCCGTGCGCGCCAGCCTCCGTGGGACACGGCTGCCGGCTTCGGTCCGCTGTCGGCTCTCGCCCCTCAGGCCTCAGCCACGCCGCACGCGGCCGGCACGGCGGCGCCCGCCTCCACGGCTCCACGCCGCGGCCCCAGCCACGCTACACGCGGCCACGCCGCACGCCAGCACGCTCAGCCGCGTGCCCGCCTGCCGCCTGCTCGGCTCCTCCCCTGCTCTTGCTCGGCTGCTCCGTGGTGCCTGGTGAGGAGTGAGACGGTTCACAGTTGATAACTGATTTGCAGCAGTTGCTAGGATAGTTACTTAGTTGATAAAATTAATTATTTGGTATTTCGGTTTGGTCATTTATTTGCTAGGTTAAATAATaaaattattttttatgtttatAGGTCTACATGTTTCTTAATATTTGAATTATATCTCGTTACTTGTGACATCAATTCAGGGATTACATTCTCCTTTCGCATTTTTTAAAACCGTTTTATTGACTAAAATTTGACTTTCGTATTTTTAAATTATAAACGGAAATACACTGAAAAACGGACCGGTTTCCATTTCCCGGTACTCCCGATCAGTACAGGAAACCGTAAATTTTACCGGTTTCCAGTAAATACGGGACGAGAAGTTCGTCCCTGCATCAATTAGATCATTTAGTTTTGTCTAAAAAAATAGCTTTATCCTAGTAGCTCGGTAGCCCCTGATCTGTTTCTACTGCTCGGCCCGTTCTATCACAGATCCATGGCGGAGAAGGAGGCGGCGGCTACGTGGGGTGGCGACGACAAGCTCATTCTGCGCGGCCTTCAGTTCCATGGCTTCCACGGTGTCCTGCAGGAGGAGAAGACGTTGGGACAGAAGTTCGTGGTTGACATCGACGCCTGGATAGACCTCGCCGCTGCCGGCGAGTCCGACTGCATTGCTGACACCGTCAGCTACACCGATATCTACAGGTGAGTAGCAGCAGCAGCTTATCCTTATAACAGTGATTCATTGGAAACAAGTTCGTAAAGTTAGCATTCTTTTCGAATTTTCAATATACTTACTAAAATGGTACTAGGTCATTCTGTGTTATATGTATACAGCTTCCCTGATATCAGTAGTATATATGATTCTCTTCTAGAAAAGAGTAGTGAATCTGTGTTTCAGTATGAATCACGATGCTGTTTCAGTGGTCTCCTTGGAAATTGTTGTTATTACGAAACAATATTTTTCAGAGGGCCTGCTTCCCAATTCTGATTATACCTTCCGTTTGCTTTGGGGAGAACATACATACACTTCAGTCTTCGGAGTCCCAACATAGTTTATAAACTTGTTTCAGATTTCCTTATCATTCTAGTGCTAGAAGATTGTAGGACCTTGTACTTGAACTCTGGTTACTAGATACTTAGGAACTCACTGATATACCTTCGAGATACCTTCGAGGTTAGACAATGACGCTATTAGAGCGATTTAGCTTCACTTGACGGACGTTGGGGTAGGACAGCAGCCTTTCCCTTTACTAGTTGACTAGGAGAATTGGATATCAGACATCACTAGAAATATGCGCGAGATGAGACTACAACGAATGTtggttgatgtgttgaccctctcCCTTGCGCCTGATACCAAGGTGTGATAGGTGCATCTGACTCAGTTCTTTGACCGAGCCAGACGAGATCAACCTTAGTGACAGGGAACGAGGAACGATGGCGCGTTCCGCGTTCCCGGAATTTCGTCCCGAAACGAGGAACGGGAACACTCCAAGAAACGCTCGCGGAACGTCGTTTATCGAAGATAGGAACACTTACCTTGAGGAAGTCGCGCCGCCGCGCTGCGCCGCTGCCGTCATCCGGCCGCCGCGCTTGGACGCTGGGACGCGCTGGGACGATGCGTCGTCTGGCCGCCGCGCTTGGAGTCTTGGATGATGTGTCGCGCTACGACGATGCGGGCGTCGTCCGGCGGCCGCGCTGCCGTTGTTCGGCCGCCGCGCTGCCGTCGTCCGGCCGCCGCGCTGGGACGCTGCCGTCGCCGCCCAGCTCGTTCGCCGCCGCGCTGAGAATCAACTGGGGAAGAGGAATCGACTGACAGCTGACCGTTCGCGCAGTGGGGAAGACCGGAAGAGGAATCGCGCAGTGGGGAGAAGAGGAGTTGGATCTGAAATGCGACACCGCGTGGTGGGGAAGAGGAAGAGGAATCGCGTCGCGCAGTGGGGAAGAGGAAGACCGGAAGAGCAGTCGCGCAGGTGGGAGAAGAGCAGTCGCGCAGTGGAGGAGTCGTGCAGCTGAGGGGTTAGGCATGGAGCGCGTAAGAAGAGGAAGGGATTAGACATGCAGCGCGTAAGAAGTGATTAGGCAGGGAGCCGCGTACTGCCTGCTATTTAAATAGAACTGCGTTCCCTCTTCCATTACAATCGTTCCCTAACTGCGTTCCTAAATCATTGGGAACACGTTCCACGCACCGAATGAACGTGGATCAGCTGTATACCCCTCAACGTTCCATGTTGCTTTAACAGACGTACCGTGTTCCTCGTTCCCGTTCCTCGTTCCCAACGTTCCGGGAACCTTGTCACTAAGAGATCAACCCTAACATTCTTCCCTTGGTCTCACATTTGTTTATGCTCAACAGCATGTTCGTCTCAGATTAAAGGCAGCAGTTCGGACTGTTGCAGAtgcaatccatagagacaaaACACTGTAGAAGCAGTAGAAGCCGGTACTGATTAAAGCCAAACGAATAGGCCGCAAAACTTATTTTCTTAATTGCTTAATTTCTTAATTACAATTCTCGCTCCTTAATAGATCAACTTACTTTCTTAACTTACAATTCTCACTCCTCAATAGATCAACATATAATTTCTTAACTTATAATTCTCACTCCTCAATAGATCGGTACACCAAAATATGGTGTTATAGTATCCTATTATACGCTACTAAACTCAATGACTATAGTGTACCTCTCCGTCTCAAAGCAGATAACTTAACCTTAACGGAGATGGTTGCATTTTTGACCATTTAGTCTAGAATCATAGGTGCTCTATTGAACCCATGTTGGCTACATATTTTCTGAACATGCTGGGTGGGAGACTGGGAGCCCTTTAGTGAGAGGATTTGCATGCATTTGCTCTGTATTTATATGCTCAAGTTCAATTGTTTGATCCTGGACTTTCTCCTTTACAACATATTTAATATCAATATGTTTGACAACAACACTAACCTCAAGTTCATATGTTATTGTCAAGGTAGTATTGTTAGTTGCCCCTGTTCCATCTGTTGCTAGCACATGGTCAACATGCTTAGGATTGTCAATGGCATAGTCTATTTCTATCAGGGCTAATGTCATGTCTATCTCCTCTCTCCAAGAGGGATAATTAGAGCTATTCAGTGGCTCTAGTCTGAAGATAATATTAAAGGCAATAGAGATCTTGGATGGTGATGCTTTATAAATAAACAAACTTTAAATGAGTATACATGTAAAATTCAATGTCGGTATCAGGTACATGAATCCTTTTCCGATATGTTTTATCAGATCCCCTGACAATCAGTTTTGTTTACCCGCCTCCCCAGCATTGCAAAGGATGTTGTCGAGGGCACGCCACGCAACCTCTTGGAGTCGGTAGCTCACTCGATCGCAGAGGCCACGCTGCTCAAGTTCCCTCAGATCTCCGCAGTCCGAGTGAAGGTTGGCAAGCCTCACGTCGCGGTGCGAGGCGTTCTGGACTACCTGGGCGTGGAGATAACGAGGCACAGAAAGAAAGAATGAGATGCTGTACACATGTGGTGATGGGGAGCCAGTTCAATGCTGATGGCACTGCGGCCATAACCATAATCCACGCACGCTTGTTGCTTGTTGGCAACTAGGCATATCCCTTTCACCTCTGAACTGTTGGAATATCGGGAATCTGTTCCCCTAGTTGCTTTATTACGAATTCAGATCATATCTGGCTagtaagatcaaccttcttctggTCTGTAACATCTTTTTTTTTTGTCCATGTTGCTAGTCGTTGCTCTTCATACCAACTCATTTCTTGCACAACCATTGAGCCTCAGTTTATTGCTAGTACCAACAAATTCGTAACCATTtgatttttttttctctctctctcgatCAACTATTCGCTGTCCGAACCATTTTCTATCTTTCCTGATGTTTATATACGATGGAATATCTATacaaacaacaacaacaacaaagcctttttgtcctAAACACGTTGGgataggctagagatgaaaccccgtataAAAACCTTAGAGCTCAACCCTCAAAGAAAAAAAaagggaaacaaaggcaaagaagaaccgaaaaacgacgaaacgggaaaacacataaaagagataaaacctACAAGAACCGGCAAGATCTAAAtgggcacaagaaaaggtcaaacaattaaagaggaaaagcgaaactataaatcaaggttctggcacgtgaattgcacacttccaccccttcctatccacggtgagctctttatcaatattccactccttcaggtccctcttcacagcctctgtccacgtcaaggttggtcgacctctacctctcttcacattctcgggacgcctaattattccgatatgcactggtgcctcttcaaATCTTCGTTGGATATGTGCAAACCATCTCAAACGATGGAATATCTATGCAAAGATCAATATAAAGGCATCGCGGAGGTGCATTacctagtatttagtagtgtggcCGTTTGTTATTCATTTTGTCGATATATCATAATCATTTGTACTCAAAACATGACGGCAATTTTCACGCCGAGGATGAGGGCTAGTTTGAAAACTCAAATAAAATCCTGTTTGGTTCTCTATCTTTTTTTCTAGGGCGAGTAATCCTAGGATGTGGGCAAAACTGAAGAACTGAATAAAAATGCCTCATTAGAATGTCAGGAATGTAGGTATTTATGTAATTCGGTAcacggtttagggtttagggtttggttCTCTGTTTAGAAACTCaaatacacggtgtaggtatttatgtaatttagtacactgcgtaaaaatatgTTTTTTGTTGCATGCATACAAGTTTAGGATGACATGATTATGCGATAAAAGTAAATGGTTTAGCatgtatggaaacaaaaaatcttatttaaatgttttatttcctctaTAAATGTAGGATCGTTCCAACAGACATGTCgttaggctcgttagaaccagttcatcatatatactgatactaattatgttaTATGGTATAAGTATTTATGCATTGTGATACACTATGCAAAAATCTGGCATgcggttcactggtggacgcatctccatgTTCGAGCGTAAAACCTTTAGTTTTGAGCGTGAACCCCGCGGTTATGAGCATAAATACTGATCCAACATTAAAGCTGTTGAAAACCTCTTGATGTTGGCATAGATATGTATACAAAGTGACATAAAAATGTGTGCGATTGTGTGTCATCCCTCCACCAGGAACATGTATTCATACGCGTCCCCCACTAGATGCATGCATGTTGTCATATTTTTATGGCACATAAAAAAAATATGGCAACCACTATACACATGCATGCAATTCCTATTTTTATGCATATCCGAAAAATATGGTAGGTTGTTGTAACACCCTAGATCCATCATTGAAGATAACTTAGTTTATATTATTAAATTTCAGTAGAAAGAAAAAATATTTATATTTTAAAATAAGGAAGCATTGatttgaagaatttcttgaatagataaaattaCCAAGTGTTTGTTACACTCATACCGAAGCATATAttttgtttgaattgatttgcaaaTCCAATTTATGAATTTGATCTTGTGAAGAAAATCTCATTTTACAAAACAATAATGAATTGCTAAAATAAGGTTTTCGGAAAATATGTATATTAATAATTTTAGTTTATAATAGTaattatggtaatgaattttctttCAAGAGTTCGATTTTTGTTTACATGTGGAATGACTTTTGATTGCTCATAAATGATTTTTGGATATTGAATAGCATTTCCTCTTAAATAAAAATTCacataattaatataataattattagtctaaaaataaattttttatttaaaaataattttggtttaattattataaTTTTTGAgttatttaaatatgtattttGAATTAGAATATAGAAATtcgaaaaaaagaagaaaaaaaactaaactctaaagcctttttggcccactaggggcccatctcCCCAGCCCCGCGCGCGCGTCCTTCATCAGCCGCTCCTCTCCGTACCCTAACCGCGTCGCCTCCCTTCCGCTCCCTGCTGGCCGCCACCtgctccctttccctctcttctctctacagccgccgccgccagggACAATTTCCCCCTATTCTGCGCTTGGGCCCCACTTTCCTCTCTCCTTCCCCTGCTCTCCTACTCCCTCCTCCTCCCTTATCTCTCTATGGAACGCC
It contains:
- the LOC100280848 gene encoding dihydroneopterin aldolase — encoded protein: MAEKEAAATWGGDDKLILRGLQFHGFHGVLQEEKTLGQKFVVDIDAWIDLAAAGESDCIADTVSYTDIYSIAKDVVEGTPRNLLESVAHSIAEATLLKFPQISAVRVKVGKPHVAVRGVLDYLGVEITRHRKKE